The following proteins come from a genomic window of Triticum aestivum cultivar Chinese Spring chromosome 6A, IWGSC CS RefSeq v2.1, whole genome shotgun sequence:
- the LOC123128771 gene encoding transcription factor LRL3, with protein MQPAGREMHGGGQGQDDFFEQMLSALPTAWAELGSVRPPWELQAAGAPPHDGDPGFDESALLASRLRHNQISGGGGDDKPPPAMLPRHGLDGGGFLPLPLFTDRSREDLQGANQALFDGFGAAGMHAAGAAQPPFGQAGSMPPPAAQGGAAAPPRQRQRARRGQATDPHSIAERLRRERIAERMKALQELVPNANKTDKASMLDEIIDYVKFLQLQVKVLSMSRLGGAAAVGPLVAGLSSESSGNGNGTSSSGDGNGDDDNGGSTLRATEQQVARLMEEDMGTAMQYLQGKGLCLMPISLASVISSATSSSLRSATRPAGNAGGPLHEGGSPASPQLVNSMGTDGSRTIGDGSGQ; from the exons ATGCAGCCCGCCGGCCGCGAAATGCACGGCGGCGGGCAGGGGCAGGACGACTTCTTCGAGCAGATGCTGTCCGCGCTGCCGACGGCCTGGGCCGAGCTCGGCTCCGTCAGGCCCCCCTGGGAGCTCCAGGCGGCCGGCGCGCCCCCGCACGACGGCGACCCCGGGTTCGACGAGTCCGCCCTCCTCGCCTCCCGCCTCCGCCACaaccagatcagcggcggcggaggggacGACAAGCCGCCGCCGGCCATGCTTCCCCGCCACGGCCTCGACGGCGGGGGGTTCCTGCCGCTGCCTCTGTTCACTGACCGGTCGCGGGAGGACCTGCAGGGGGCTAACCAGGCGCTGTTCGACGGGTTCGGGGCCGCCGGAATGCACGCCGCCGGCGCCGCGCAGCCGCCGTTCGGGCAG GCCGGCTCAATGCCGCCGCCAGCGGcgcagggcggggcggcggcgccgccgcggcAGCGGCAGCGGGCGAGGAGGGGGCAGGCCACCGACCCCCACAGCATCGCCGAGCGT CTCAGAAGGGAGAGGATAGCGGAGAGGATGAAGGCGTTGCAGGAGCTGGTCCCGAACGCCAACAAG ACCGACAAGGCATCGATGCTCGACGAGATCATTGATTATGTCAAGTTCCTCCAGCTTCAAGTCAAG GTTCTCAGCATGAGCCGATTAGGCGGAGCTGCTGCAGTTGGCCCTCTGGTTGCTGGCTTGTCATCAGAG AGCAGCGGAAATGGAAACGGGACCAGCAGCAGCGGCGACGGCAATGGCGACGATGACAATGGTGGCAGCACCTTGCGGGCGACAGAGCAACAGGTGGCGAGGCTGATGGAGGAGGACATGGGCACTGCCATGCAGTACCTGCAGGGCAAGGGGCTCTGCCTGATGCCGATCTCCCTTGCCTCGGTCATCTCCTCCGCAACCTCATCGTCGCTCCGCTCCGCCACCCGCCCTGCTGGTAATGCCGGAGGACCCCTGCACGAAGGCGGTAGCCCTGCGTCGCCTCAGTTGGTGAACAGCATGGGCACCGATGGCTCCCGGACCATCGGGGACGGCAGTGGACAGTGA
- the LOC123128772 gene encoding DEAD-box ATP-dependent RNA helicase 1 has protein sequence MVAMKTKEQEDEAPEERVPHLPWMRHPVDIDSFSGCPVTSLPRLDPRLAEALQRMGIESFFPVQVSTWLETIGPGAFQRDICINSPTGSGKTLAYALPIVQMLSTRKVRCLRALVVLPTRDLALQVKEVFDAIAPVVGLTVASAVGQSSIADEISDLIKKSKQELYPSLDDEYVEMEPQTKVDILVATPGRLMDHINMTKGFSLEHLQYLVVDETDRMLREAYQSWLPTVIQFTRPTNQNHFRHDTPGRTLLHPLTTIRRSGVERGFKGKCYPRLAKIVCSATLTQDPSKLSQLELHHPLLLNSGKKRYRIPTKLESYKLICTSNIKPLCLIVLLQELRGEKCLVFTKSVDDSHRLSTLLGFFEDLPFKFSEFSSLQRESTRRKTLAAFKEGKIDVLIGSDIMARGIHIDGLRYVINYEMPQYVKTYIHRAGRTARAGESGSCFTFLRKNEVKRFDKMLKKADGSSCILRSLPEESIDSLRPVFETALEKLKDKLKGSTEPEASKKSNKSGDKVPGALKRKRGKQT, from the exons ATGGTGGCCATGAAGACGAAGGAGCAGGAGGACGAGGCGCCCGAGGAGCGCGTGCCGCACCTGCCGTGGATGCGGCACCCCGTCGACATCGACTCCTTCTCCGGCTGCCCCGTCACGAGCCTCCCGCGCCTCGACCCCAG ATTGGCGGAAGCGTTGCAGCGGATGGGAATCGAATCTTTTTTCCCGGTTCAGGTTTCGACATGGCTGGAAACCATTGGTCCTGGTGCTTTTCAGAGGGATATCTGTATTAACTCCCCGACTGGATCCGGCAAAACCCTTGCTTATGCCTTGCCTATTGTGCAAATGCTTTCTACCCGGAAAGTAAGGTGCTTGCGTGCTTTGGTTGTGCTGCCTACACGGGATTTAGCATTGCAG GTTAAAGAGGTTTTTGATGCTATTGCTCCTGTGGTGGGCTTGACAGTAGCATCAGCAGTTGGTCAATCGTCCATCGCGGATGAAATCTCAGATCTGATCAAGAAGTCCAAACAAGAACTTTACCCATCTCTTGATGATGAATATGTCGAAATGGAACCACAGACTAAAGTTGATATATTGGTGGCAACTCCTGGAAGATTGATGGATCATATCAACATGACAAAAGGTTTCAGTCTGGAGCATCTTCAATACCTG GTTGTTGATGAGACAGATAGGATGTTAAGAGAGGCATATCAGTCCTGGTTGCCAACAGTTATCCAGTTTACTCGCCCAACAAATCAAAATCATTTCCGGCATGACACTCCTGGACGAACTCTACTGCATCCATTGACCACCATTAGAAGATC GGGTGTCGAGCGAGGGTTTAAAGGTAAATGCTATCCAAGACTGGCAAAGATAGTCTGCTCTGCTACACTGACCCAAGATCCCAGCAAACTTTCTCAACTTGAGCTGCATCATCCTTTGCTGTTGAATAGTGGGAAGAAGCGTTACAGAATTCCTACAAAGCTGGAGTCCTACAAGCTG ATCTGTACATCAAACATAAAACCGCTGtgtctcattgttcttctccaaGAGCTGCGTGGGGAGAAGTGCTTGGTTTTTACTAAATCTGTAGATGATAGTCACAGACTAAGCACTTTACTGGGATTTTTCGAAGACTTACCCTTTAAGTTTAGTGAATTCTCAAGTTTGCAGCGTGAATCTACTCGAAG GAAGACGTTGGCAGCCTTCAAGGAAGGGAAAATAGATGTTCTCATTGGCTCGGATATAATGGCTCGAGGAATACATATTGATGGTTTGAGATATGTTATCAACTATGAGATGCCGCAGTATGTGAAAACATACATCCACCGAGCAGGCCGAACTGCCAGGGCAGGTGAATCTGGTTCTTGCTTCACGTTTTTAAGGAAAAATGAG GTTAAAAGATTTGACAAGATGCTGAAGAAGGCAGATGGTTCTAGCTGCATCCTTCGCTCGCTACCCGAGGAATCAATAGATAGCCTTCGCCCAGTTTTTGAGACCG CTCTGGAGAAACTGAAAGATAAATTGAAAGGGTCCACGGAACCAGAAGCATCGAAGAAATCCAACAAGTCGGGAGATAAAGTGCCGGGAGCTTTGAAAAGAAAGAGAGGCAAGCAAACATGA